A window of Streptomyces sp. Je 1-332 genomic DNA:
TCACGGCCTGCGACGGCGAGGTCAAGACAGAGAAGTCGCAGTATCAGGTCGATGAGAAAGTGACATCTCTTCGTATGAGAGCTACGGCGGCAACGTCGAAGTGGTCAATGGGGGAGGCTCGGGGATCAGCGTCACTGAGGAATTCGAGTACACCGACGAAAAGCCCCGCACCGAGCATTCCGTGAAATCGGGTGAACTCTCCCTGAACGCTCCCGGATGCGAGAACGACGACGCCGACAAGTGCGGCGTAAATTACACCGTGGAGGTTCCCGTCGGAACCGCCGTGAACGTGGAGTCCGGCGGCGGCGACGTCACGGTGCGGGGCCTGTCGGGCGACACCGCGGCGAAGACGGGCGGCGGCACCGTGCGCATCAAGGAGTCCGCGGCGAAGACGATCGACGCGTCCACTGGCGGTGGCGACGTCGAAACCTCCTTCACCAGCGCTCCCGACCAGGTCAACGCTGAATCGGGCGGCGGCAACGTCACCGTACGGCTGCCGGACGGGAAGTACTCCGTAGACGCCAGGACCGACGGCGGCAACCGTGATGTCGGGGTCACGAACACGCCGTCATCGCCGCACAAGGTCAAGGCCCACACCGGAGGCGGCAACGTCACCGTGGCGACGGCGAACTGACCCGCGGTCCGAAGCCGCCGAAGCCTCTGCCGGGGGAAGGCAGACCCAGCTACGGCTCGAGGCCGACGTGCTCGCCGCAGGCAAGGGGCTGCGGCAGCCCGCGGCCTGGACTTCAACAAGTACGTCGCGACCCTCATCGTCGAGGACACCACCGGCGCACGCGCCGCCGGTATGGCCGCCGCACAGAAGCTCATCGACGATCACGGCGCGTTCCTGGACGATCTGGAGCGTCGGCTGGAACAGCCGCACGCCGCCTCCCGTCCGGGTACCGCCGCGTGATCCTGCACATCGACGAATCCTGGATCCTCGAGGCCGCCCAGCGTGCCGCCCACCGCGATCCCGCCGTCGACGACTACGGCGTGCCGATCGCCGCCGTTGCCCGCCACCGCGGCGAACTCATGGAACACCCCGTCTACGACGGCCCTTATGCGCGTGCCGCGGCCCTCGTACACACCCTGGGGCGCTGTCACTGGCTGGCAGCCTCGAACCTGACCGTGGCCTGCGCGGTCGCCGTCATGTATCTCGAGGCGAGCAACATCCCCGTAAATCCCACCCGTGAGCAGCTCACCGTGCTCGCCCACGAACTGCACAGCTCCCGCTGCACCGTTGCCCGCGTCGCCGAGTTCCTGCGCACCTGGAAGCCGTGACTGTGAGACGCCGACTGCGGCCCGAAGCGCGGCGAGTCAGCCTTTCAGGGCCGCCGGTACCCGCTTGGGAGGCGCGGGGTTCCTGCTCACAGTGGGTCGTGTCCCCAGTTCATCAGCGAGTAACGCCACGGGGTGTCGGCGACGTCGCCCTTGGGGCGTTGCTTGAGGTGCCGGTGGATGTAGCCGGTGACTTTCCGCATGTGGGCGACATCTTCATCGCTGAGGTCGCCCTTCTTGGTGCGCTGAAGATCGGCGCGCGGTCCTGAGGCGTGTCCGACACTTTCACCGCCACTCTTGCTCTGACCGACGCTTTTCGACTCGTCCGTCTCCAGCCATTTCTCCAGAGCGGCCGGGGACATGTTGACCGCTTCCTTGAAGTCGCTGATGCTCTTGCCTCGGCCGTCGTCCTGCTGCGTCACGATTTCCTGCCCTTCTTGCGCAGCGCACCGGGTTTGTGCACGGCCGAGCGGCCGGACTTGTCGCTTTCCACCTCGTACTGCGGCTCCTCTTTCGAGGCCTTCACGGTGCGGCCGGCGGTCTCGGTGTGTTCGGCGATCTTGCGTTTCACCTTGCCGGTGACGGTCTGCCCGTGGCTTTTCCACGTGACCTTGTCGCCCTTGCCGATGTCCTTGTCCTTCGCCATGACTCTTCCTTATCTGCTGCGGACCTCGCCGCGCTGGGAGGCGGGTCAGGTGAGGGCGGCGAAGCGGGCAGCGACGGACGCCGCGAACTTGAGCAGGCGCCACATTCGTCCGTACGGGGTGCCCCGCAGCCCACAGTCCGAAAGTTCCTCACCCTCGGGACCCTCGGGGCATACGAACAGCTTGTCCCGGCTCGTCCCGGACCGCATCCGCGGCTGGTTCGCAGCGTGGGACATGTGTCTGAGCGGTGCCGCGGAAGCCACCAGTGCCGTAGCGCAAGATCGCGGCGGCGCCTGGGGTCGGGCCGACGCTCGCGGGCGGGATGGATGAGTGCCCCGCTCGGCAGCTACGGGCACGTCACATCGTCCGGCCTTTCCTCAGCTCGGCGAGCCATGCGCGTAGTTGCTCGTCATCGTGCAGGTAGGCACCGCTCTCGTCTGCGGGAAGGTCAATTCCGTGGAGGCAGTTCAGCGCCCACCAGGAGAGGTCGTCCCACTCAAGCTCGTCGTCGGCCAGCCACCGGCCGGCCCAGCGGTCGGCCTCGTCCCGGGGCTGGCCATCGACGAGCGCGACGAAGCGTTCTTCGATCTCGGCAAGCGTCGGCTGGTGGTTGGCATCCATATCCTGACCGTACAAGCAGGACAAGCACCGGCGGATGCGGCAGTAGCTACCTCAGCGGAAGCACGCCCGCGGGTACCTCCGCGTCCCGCGCCTTGTCCCCCGGCGAGAGCTGGTCGGCGTAACCGGCCTGTGTCCAGACGAACTTCTTGAACTGCTCCGTGGTGAGCACGCCCTGCCACGGAGTGCCGTCCGGGCAGAAGACCGAGCTGCAGCCGGAGCAGAAGTGGGCGGGGCGCCACAGCTCGTCGGCGCGGGCTGCCCCGGCCTCCTCGGCGGCCTTCTCGCGTGCGTCGATGCGCACCGCCATGATCGTCCCGAAGAAGCAGATCAGGGCGAGCGCCGCACCGCCGAGTGTGTACAGGGGCTTGTGCTCTTGCAGACCCATGTACACGAGGGCGCCGCCCATGCTGGTCAGCACCATGCCCTCGACGAAGTGCATGCACCCGTCCCCCGACTTGTCAGGCCCGGGCGCCAGGCGCGTGCCCAAGTTGTCACGCAGAGAGCCCTTGCCATGTTGCGCCTTCTCGACCGTCCGTATCTCGGCGCTGCCGCACTCCGGACAGGCCACCTGACGCGGCCCACCGGCCCCCTTGTCATCCATGCCGGACACCCTAACGCCGCATCAGCCAGCGTCGGCTGGGGGGCTTTGCATGCGCTGTGGGGCTGGTGCGAGCGGCGGCTAGCCCCGGGTGTCGTTCCCGTTCAGATCACCGATCAGTTCGGGCAGGCCGGGGCGCTGGCCCGGGCCCGATTCCAGGTCGAGTCGGTTGCAGGCTTCGGCGAAGCGCAGGTAGGTGTCCACACTGGCGATCACGATTCGCACGTCGATCTTGATGAGTTCGATGCCGATGACCGAGATGCGGATCTCCGCGTCGATGACCAGGCCTCGGTCAAGGATGAGTTCCAGGACGTCGTACAGTCCGCTGGTTCCGCGTGATGGACCGCCTTGCTGTGCGGGGAGCATCGCTGCCACTTTCCTGAGTCGTCCGAACTGGGCCGTTCAGAACTTCGCGGGTGTTGTACGCCTCTCTCACGGGGTGTTGTGTCGGAGCGGCGTCCGCCTGGAACCTGCTGGGCATGTGCCTCACAAGTAGCGGCGGATGGGGGCGAC
This region includes:
- a CDS encoding DUF4097 family beta strand repeat-containing protein, whose protein sequence is MKSGELSLNAPGCENDDADKCGVNYTVEVPVGTAVNVESGGGDVTVRGLSGDTAAKTGGGTVRIKESAAKTIDASTGGGDVETSFTSAPDQVNAESGGGNVTVRLPDGKYSVDARTDGGNRDVGVTNTPSSPHKVKAHTGGGNVTVATAN
- a CDS encoding fic family toxin-antitoxin system, toxin component, whose translation is MILHIDESWILEAAQRAAHRDPAVDDYGVPIAAVARHRGELMEHPVYDGPYARAAALVHTLGRCHWLAASNLTVACAVAVMYLEASNIPVNPTREQLTVLAHELHSSRCTVARVAEFLRTWKP
- a CDS encoding DUF3140 domain-containing protein, encoding MTQQDDGRGKSISDFKEAVNMSPAALEKWLETDESKSVGQSKSGGESVGHASGPRADLQRTKKGDLSDEDVAHMRKVTGYIHRHLKQRPKGDVADTPWRYSLMNWGHDPL
- a CDS encoding DUF2945 domain-containing protein is translated as MAKDKDIGKGDKVTWKSHGQTVTGKVKRKIAEHTETAGRTVKASKEEPQYEVESDKSGRSAVHKPGALRKKGRKS